From the Acidicapsa ligni genome, one window contains:
- a CDS encoding EAL and HDOD domain-containing protein, which yields MTTPFSIASVHEASLPATVRGPDCLMSDGLRPTGLRYVARQPIMDLMGEVHGYELLFRAGPGLLAFSGDGNAATRSVLDNAVIFGLDKLTGGLPAFVNCTQEALEDRLVMVLPASDTVLELLETLEPSAALWRACAELKAYGYRLALDDFAWRPEWESFLALADYVKVDLSTTDEDERAHLMRNLNGYTAQLVAEHVETREDFAQARIEGFTLFQGYYFCKPVMMENRDIPANRMAHLEILQALHEEPLDTKRMSNLVKRDASLTYRLLRMVNSPLYGTRKVVTSIHGALVMIGDAMFRRVAMLAIASELGGDHPTELLRMAFVRGRFCELAADLAMQDSTEQYLLGVLSLLPAMLGVSVEAVAKALPLRAEVHAALMGEKNPQRSVLDWLECHEQGDWSCSDSVSFPGVLGRTGDARAKLPEMYAEAVMWAEMNLEEIR from the coding sequence ATGACGACTCCATTCTCGATAGCGTCTGTGCATGAGGCGAGCTTGCCTGCGACCGTTCGCGGTCCGGATTGCCTGATGTCGGATGGATTGCGGCCGACCGGGCTGCGCTATGTGGCCCGGCAGCCGATCATGGACCTGATGGGCGAGGTTCACGGGTATGAGCTGCTGTTTCGAGCCGGGCCGGGGCTGCTGGCTTTCAGCGGCGACGGCAATGCGGCTACGAGATCCGTGCTGGACAATGCGGTCATCTTTGGATTGGACAAGCTGACGGGCGGCCTGCCTGCGTTTGTGAACTGCACACAAGAGGCGCTGGAAGACCGGCTGGTGATGGTATTGCCTGCCTCGGATACGGTGCTGGAGCTGCTGGAGACACTGGAGCCTTCCGCTGCGCTTTGGCGCGCCTGTGCGGAGCTGAAGGCTTATGGATACCGGCTGGCGCTGGATGACTTCGCATGGAGGCCGGAGTGGGAATCGTTCCTGGCGCTTGCCGATTATGTGAAGGTGGACCTGTCGACAACCGATGAGGATGAGCGTGCGCACCTGATGCGGAACCTCAACGGTTATACGGCGCAACTGGTGGCGGAGCATGTGGAGACACGCGAGGATTTTGCACAGGCTCGAATCGAAGGGTTCACGCTGTTTCAGGGGTACTACTTTTGCAAGCCGGTGATGATGGAGAACCGGGATATTCCTGCAAACCGGATGGCGCACCTGGAGATACTGCAGGCGCTGCATGAAGAACCGCTGGATACGAAGCGCATGAGCAACCTGGTGAAGAGGGATGCTTCGCTGACGTACCGGTTGCTGCGCATGGTGAATTCGCCGCTGTATGGGACACGCAAGGTCGTTACGTCGATTCATGGGGCGCTGGTGATGATCGGGGACGCGATGTTTCGGCGGGTGGCAATGCTGGCGATTGCGAGCGAGCTGGGCGGCGATCATCCGACGGAGTTGCTGCGGATGGCATTTGTGCGCGGGCGGTTTTGCGAGCTGGCTGCTGATCTGGCCATGCAGGACAGTACGGAGCAGTATTTGTTGGGGGTTCTCAGCCTGCTGCCAGCCATGTTGGGCGTGTCGGTGGAGGCGGTGGCCAAGGCTCTGCCGTTACGGGCCGAGGTACATGCGGCGCTGATGGGAGAGAAGAATCCGCAACGCAGTGTGCTGGATTGGCTGGAGTGTCACGAGCAGGGCGACTGGTCGTGCAGCGATAGCGTGTCGTTTCCCGGGGTGCTGGGGCGCACGGGAGATGCCAGGGCAAAGCTGCCGGAGATGTATGCCGAGGCGGTGATGTGGGCGGAGATGAATCTGGAAGAGATTCGGTAG
- a CDS encoding response regulator, whose translation MLISTRFKTIPLAQVPRTDLVYLFSKSSPLLLVVHDECTVADTRAAILEGWGFNVIKAYDWDTAIDLALSTSPDLLISDGILTGIDGVELGKAIREIAPRCKVLLFSAEFSSIDALSTWALASAAQASPASLPPNAEPSSHTSWLLKPVAPSLLFAHLEKLGLHPGPTRAA comes from the coding sequence ATGCTGATTTCAACCCGTTTTAAGACCATCCCTTTAGCCCAGGTTCCAAGAACGGATCTGGTCTACCTATTCTCGAAATCGAGCCCCTTGCTTCTCGTAGTGCATGACGAGTGCACCGTTGCCGACACCCGGGCAGCCATCCTGGAAGGCTGGGGATTCAATGTCATAAAAGCCTATGACTGGGACACTGCCATCGATCTCGCACTATCCACGTCGCCCGATCTGCTCATCAGCGATGGAATCCTGACCGGTATTGACGGCGTCGAACTCGGCAAGGCAATTCGAGAGATAGCACCCCGCTGCAAAGTGCTGTTGTTCTCCGCAGAATTTTCAAGTATCGATGCGCTCTCCACCTGGGCTCTGGCATCGGCTGCTCAGGCATCACCCGCTTCGCTGCCACCGAACGCCGAACCATCCAGCCACACCTCATGGCTGTTGAAGCCCGTAGCCCCATCTCTCCTGTTTGCTCATCTGGAAAAACTCGGTCTGCACCCCGGACCCACCCGAGCCGCATAA
- the fabG gene encoding 3-oxoacyl-[acyl-carrier-protein] reductase: protein MSTVQGRIALVTGASQGIGRACALALAAEGATVALAARNVAKLAEVQAEIEAAGGTAAAFALDVADEASIKAGAKEILARFGKVEILVNNAGITRDGLVLRMKRADWDDVLSTNLTGAFLLTQALLAAMLKNRWGRIINVSSIVGQTGQAGQVNYAASKAGLIGMTRSLAREVASRGVTVNAVAPGYIVTQMTSVLDEKQTSAMLSAIPLGRSGTEIDVAHAVTYLASEGAGYVTGHVLDVNGGMFMGG, encoded by the coding sequence ATGAGTACGGTGCAAGGAAGAATTGCCCTGGTAACCGGGGCTTCGCAGGGAATTGGGCGGGCTTGTGCGTTGGCGCTGGCGGCTGAGGGCGCTACGGTGGCACTGGCTGCGCGGAATGTGGCAAAGCTGGCGGAGGTCCAGGCCGAGATTGAGGCTGCGGGCGGAACGGCTGCGGCTTTTGCGCTGGATGTGGCGGATGAAGCGTCCATCAAGGCTGGGGCGAAGGAGATTCTGGCTCGGTTTGGCAAAGTCGAGATCCTGGTGAACAATGCCGGGATTACGCGGGATGGACTTGTGTTGAGGATGAAGCGGGCGGATTGGGATGATGTGCTTTCGACCAATCTGACCGGGGCTTTTCTGCTTACGCAGGCGTTGCTGGCTGCGATGCTGAAGAATCGCTGGGGCCGAATCATCAATGTCTCAAGCATCGTGGGACAAACCGGCCAGGCGGGGCAGGTGAACTATGCGGCGAGCAAGGCGGGGCTTATTGGGATGACTCGTTCGCTAGCGCGGGAGGTTGCTTCGCGCGGAGTGACGGTGAACGCGGTTGCTCCGGGATACATTGTGACCCAGATGACGTCCGTGCTGGATGAGAAGCAGACGTCGGCAATGCTGAGTGCGATTCCGCTGGGACGGTCTGGAACGGAGATCGACGTGGCTCACGCGGTGACCTACCTGGCATCCGAGGGTGCGGGGTATGTGACCGGGCATGTGCTGGATGTGAATGGCGGGATGTTCATGGGAGGGTAA
- a CDS encoding DUF5666 domain-containing protein → MRVNLFRAVAAATLWGSFALGSFALVTAGALHAQDSPQPSDGNGSGQRRGGGGGGMRGMAGARGILGTVSEVTAEHYTVKTDSGETYTVHFSANTRILKQPAGAGRQPGQAGERQQGQGGERQQPLPIKSTDIKVGDAITAGGEIDADAKSVGAIFILQLDPERAKEMRAMQANYGKTWLAGRIIKIEDTKITIDGVVDHAPHLIAVDENTSFHKRRDAITLADIKPGDSLRAEGAMKDGAFLATTVNAMEPRTPGERGVRQDRQGTGQGQGNGNGQSGAPGASQSPNQQ, encoded by the coding sequence ATGAGGGTAAATCTTTTTCGCGCCGTCGCTGCAGCAACTTTGTGGGGTTCATTTGCGTTGGGGTCATTTGCGCTTGTAACGGCAGGTGCATTGCACGCCCAGGATTCCCCGCAACCATCGGACGGCAACGGCTCGGGCCAGCGGCGCGGAGGAGGCGGCGGCGGAATGCGCGGCATGGCCGGTGCCCGCGGTATCCTTGGCACGGTTTCTGAAGTCACCGCCGAGCACTACACCGTCAAGACCGATTCCGGCGAAACCTATACCGTCCATTTCAGCGCCAATACCCGTATCCTCAAGCAGCCCGCCGGTGCCGGTCGTCAGCCAGGGCAGGCAGGCGAACGCCAGCAGGGCCAGGGAGGCGAGCGTCAGCAGCCGCTACCCATCAAGTCCACCGACATCAAGGTTGGAGATGCCATCACCGCCGGCGGTGAAATCGACGCCGACGCTAAATCCGTAGGCGCCATCTTCATCCTTCAGCTCGACCCCGAACGCGCGAAAGAGATGCGCGCCATGCAGGCCAATTACGGCAAGACATGGCTGGCCGGTCGCATTATCAAAATTGAAGACACAAAAATCACCATCGATGGCGTGGTCGATCACGCGCCGCACCTCATCGCAGTGGACGAAAACACCTCCTTCCACAAGCGCCGCGACGCCATCACCCTCGCCGACATCAAGCCCGGTGACAGTCTCCGCGCAGAAGGCGCAATGAAAGACGGAGCATTCCTCGCCACGACCGTAAATGCAATGGAGCCTCGCACTCCGGGTGAACGCGGCGTCAGGCAGGACCGGCAAGGAACTGGGCAGGGTCAGGGCAACGGCAACGGACAAAGCGGAGCCCCAGGCGCATCCCAATCCCCGAACCAGCAGTAG
- a CDS encoding YqjF family protein has protein sequence MNRTASECLPMSEDLNTISHRPWPLPTARHVMAQRWNDLLFAHWPMRAAEIESLLPDGLEADVFQGSAWIGVVPFWMDKIQVWGLPPIPGARQTPELNLRTYVRDTQTGMPGVYFFSLEAGNLLAVMMARGIFHLPYYWAQMKIEPRGEQEFSFYSKRLLSAKPVRFMARYRGLGPTRRLVQSRPGTIEYFLTERYCLFTRDALGRLLRAQIHHLPWPLEEAEAVIEENDLASALGLELPRTRPLLHYSRRLAVYVWSPEVVLPAVVRAGTPVVAQ, from the coding sequence ATGAACCGTACAGCAAGCGAATGCCTGCCGATGAGTGAAGATCTCAATACTATTTCGCACCGACCGTGGCCGCTGCCTACAGCGCGACATGTAATGGCACAGCGGTGGAACGATCTGCTCTTTGCGCACTGGCCTATGCGGGCGGCGGAGATTGAGAGCCTGTTGCCGGATGGGCTTGAGGCGGACGTATTTCAGGGATCGGCGTGGATCGGGGTAGTTCCGTTCTGGATGGACAAGATCCAGGTGTGGGGATTGCCGCCGATACCGGGGGCGAGACAGACTCCTGAGCTGAATTTGAGAACCTACGTTCGGGATACGCAGACGGGGATGCCGGGGGTGTATTTCTTTTCGCTTGAGGCAGGCAATCTGCTGGCGGTGATGATGGCCAGGGGGATTTTTCATCTGCCCTACTACTGGGCGCAGATGAAGATTGAACCGCGCGGCGAGCAGGAGTTTTCGTTTTATAGCAAACGGTTGCTGAGCGCTAAACCTGTGCGGTTTATGGCGCGATACCGAGGGCTGGGTCCGACGCGAAGATTGGTGCAGAGCCGTCCGGGGACGATTGAGTATTTTCTGACGGAACGGTATTGCCTGTTTACGCGGGATGCGCTGGGGCGGCTGTTGCGGGCGCAGATTCATCATCTTCCGTGGCCACTTGAAGAGGCTGAAGCGGTGATCGAGGAGAACGATCTGGCCTCCGCGCTGGGCCTGGAGCTGCCTCGAACCAGGCCGCTGCTGCACTATTCGCGACGGCTGGCGGTGTATGTCTGGTCGCCGGAGGTGGTGTTGCCGGCGGTGGTGCGAGCGGGAACGCCGGTGGTAGCGCAGTAG
- the egtB gene encoding ergothioneine biosynthesis protein EgtB produces the protein MTVRKIQKENCRGVYGEIMATAALSTSIELRERYRLVRQRSLKLCEPLTPEDMMVQSCPEASPAKWHIAHTSWFFESFLLSEFLPEYEVFDKDFPWLFNSYYQSFAEFPDKRLRASFSRPALGEILRYRRHVDDALARLLEGEVPEEALRRIELGLNHEEQHQELLLTDVKHALFTNPLQPAYLAEDAGGQVETEAGADPMRFVSYEGGLVEIGYSGEEFSFDNERPRHRVWLEPFKIASRLVTCGEFAEFIADGGYSRPEFWLSVGWTTVQEQKWEAPLYWRKVNGEWSIFTLRGAKTLAALKDTSVAHVSYFEADAYAHWAGRRLVTEAEWESVAAKLPVEGNLLESGRLGTTSSPEQVVSKDGDGYRPSQMFGDCWEWTGSAYLGYPGFQPLAGSLGEYNGKFMSGQMVLRGGSCVTPTEHVRASYRNFFSPETRWQFSGIRLASS, from the coding sequence ATGACCGTACGAAAAATTCAAAAAGAGAACTGCCGGGGAGTCTACGGAGAGATTATGGCTACTGCTGCGTTAAGTACATCGATCGAACTGCGCGAGCGTTACAGGCTGGTGCGACAGCGAAGTTTGAAGCTCTGTGAGCCGCTGACGCCGGAGGACATGATGGTGCAATCGTGTCCGGAGGCTTCGCCTGCGAAGTGGCATATTGCGCATACTTCGTGGTTTTTCGAATCGTTCCTTTTGAGTGAATTCCTGCCAGAGTATGAGGTCTTCGACAAAGACTTCCCCTGGCTTTTCAACAGCTATTACCAGAGCTTTGCGGAGTTTCCGGACAAGCGGCTGAGGGCTTCGTTTTCGCGGCCTGCGCTAGGGGAGATTCTGCGCTACCGGCGGCACGTGGATGATGCTCTCGCAAGGCTGCTGGAAGGCGAGGTGCCTGAAGAGGCGCTTCGAAGGATCGAGCTGGGACTGAATCACGAGGAGCAGCACCAGGAGTTGCTGCTTACCGATGTGAAACACGCGCTGTTCACGAATCCGCTGCAGCCTGCGTACCTGGCTGAGGATGCGGGTGGGCAGGTTGAGACCGAAGCTGGAGCGGACCCGATGCGGTTTGTTTCCTATGAAGGCGGCCTGGTGGAGATTGGGTACTCTGGCGAGGAGTTCAGTTTTGATAATGAGCGCCCGCGGCATCGGGTATGGCTGGAGCCGTTCAAGATTGCTTCGCGGCTGGTGACTTGCGGGGAGTTTGCGGAGTTCATTGCGGATGGCGGGTATTCGCGGCCTGAATTCTGGCTCTCGGTGGGATGGACTACGGTGCAGGAGCAGAAGTGGGAGGCTCCGCTTTACTGGCGAAAGGTCAATGGTGAGTGGTCCATCTTTACGCTGCGCGGAGCGAAGACGCTGGCCGCACTGAAAGATACTTCCGTGGCGCATGTAAGCTATTTTGAGGCGGATGCCTATGCCCATTGGGCAGGCAGGCGGCTGGTAACGGAAGCGGAGTGGGAGAGTGTGGCCGCAAAACTGCCGGTTGAGGGCAATCTGCTGGAAAGCGGCCGGTTGGGAACTACTTCCTCCCCTGAGCAGGTCGTCAGCAAAGACGGCGACGGGTATCGTCCATCCCAGATGTTTGGGGATTGCTGGGAGTGGACGGGCAGCGCTTACCTGGGATATCCGGGGTTTCAACCGCTGGCGGGATCGCTGGGGGAATATAACGGCAAGTTCATGAGTGGGCAGATGGTTTTGCGCGGAGGCTCATGCGTAACGCCCACGGAACATGTTCGAGCGAGCTACAGAAATTTCTTTTCGCCGGAGACGCGATGGCAATTTTCTGGAATTCGTCTGGCTTCTTCCTAA